A single Paraburkholderia sp. D15 DNA region contains:
- a CDS encoding aldehyde dehydrogenase family protein — translation MDASTILADLGIAHAAQAGDIAVHSPITGNLIGRVASNTVAEVDTALAQAKDAYTAWRNVPAPRRGELVRLLGNRLREKKQALGSIITLETGKILQEGLGEVQEMIDICDFAVGLSRQLYGLTIASERPGHRMAETWHPMGTCVVISAFNFPAAVWSWNAALALVCGNAVIWKPSEKTPLTALAVNQILSEALQEFGDAPAGLTALINGGRDVGAKLVADPRASIVSATGSTEMGRTVGVEVAKRFGRSLLELGGNNAGIVTQTADHELAMRGILFSAVGTAGQRCTSLRRLFVHDSVYDKTIERLKQLYAKVPIGNPLEKGTLMGPLIDKQSYGRMQEALQQATAEGGKVFGGERVEVAGYENGYYVRPAIVEMPSQTDVVLKETFAPILYVLRYTDFAEAVEANNAAVHGLSSCVFTTDLREAERFLSDAGSDCGIANVNIGPSGAEIGGAFGGEKETGGGRESGSDAWKAYMRRATNTVNYSSALPLAQGIDFNIG, via the coding sequence ATGGACGCTTCCACCATCCTCGCCGACCTCGGCATCGCCCACGCGGCGCAAGCCGGCGACATTGCAGTTCATTCACCGATTACCGGCAATCTCATCGGCCGCGTGGCCAGCAACACGGTGGCGGAAGTGGACACGGCGCTTGCCCAGGCAAAAGACGCGTACACCGCGTGGCGCAATGTGCCCGCGCCGCGTCGCGGCGAACTGGTGCGTCTGCTCGGCAACCGTCTGCGCGAAAAGAAGCAGGCGCTCGGCAGCATCATCACGCTCGAGACCGGCAAGATCCTCCAGGAAGGTCTCGGCGAAGTGCAGGAAATGATCGACATCTGCGATTTCGCGGTCGGCCTGTCGCGTCAGCTCTACGGCCTGACGATCGCATCGGAGCGTCCGGGGCATCGTATGGCGGAAACGTGGCATCCCATGGGGACTTGCGTGGTGATTTCCGCGTTCAATTTTCCGGCGGCGGTGTGGTCGTGGAATGCGGCGCTCGCGCTGGTCTGCGGCAACGCGGTGATCTGGAAGCCGTCGGAAAAGACGCCGCTCACCGCGCTCGCCGTCAATCAGATCCTGAGCGAAGCGCTGCAGGAATTCGGCGACGCGCCGGCCGGGCTGACCGCGTTGATCAACGGCGGCCGCGACGTCGGCGCGAAACTGGTGGCCGACCCGCGCGCGTCGATCGTCAGCGCGACGGGCAGCACCGAAATGGGCCGCACGGTCGGCGTGGAAGTCGCGAAGCGTTTCGGCCGCTCGCTGCTCGAACTCGGCGGCAACAACGCGGGCATCGTCACGCAAACGGCGGATCATGAGCTCGCGATGCGCGGCATCCTGTTCTCGGCCGTCGGCACGGCGGGCCAGCGTTGCACGTCGCTGCGCCGGTTGTTCGTGCATGACAGCGTGTACGACAAGACCATCGAACGTCTGAAGCAACTTTACGCAAAGGTGCCGATCGGCAATCCGCTCGAAAAGGGCACGCTGATGGGGCCGCTGATCGACAAGCAATCGTATGGCCGCATGCAGGAAGCGTTGCAGCAGGCCACGGCCGAGGGTGGCAAGGTGTTCGGCGGCGAGCGCGTCGAGGTGGCCGGTTACGAGAACGGGTACTACGTGCGTCCGGCCATCGTCGAGATGCCGTCGCAAACCGACGTGGTGCTGAAGGAAACCTTCGCGCCGATTCTCTACGTGCTGCGTTACACCGATTTCGCGGAAGCGGTCGAAGCGAATAACGCGGCGGTGCATGGCTTGTCGTCGTGCGTGTTCACTACCGATCTGCGCGAAGCTGAACGCTTCCTGTCCGACGCGGGCAGCGATTGCGGCATCGCGAACGTCAACATCGGACCGAGCGGCGCGGAAATCGGCGGTGCGTTCGGCGGCGAGAAGGAAACCGGCGGCGGCCGCGAATCGGGTTCGGACGCGTGGAAGGCCTATATGCGCCGCGCGACCAACACGGTCAACTATTCGTCGGCATTGCCGCTTGCGCAGGGTATCGACTTCAATATCGGTTGA
- a CDS encoding response regulator, producing the protein MSRVLLVDDQPEALSALRAVLVGRGYTVATAADGAEAFERLQRTRVSAVVCDWRMPKMNGAELIESMRATRELASVPVILTSGSGETPSLPVKGFLRKPFALDKLLSLLAECENGAAAPAAC; encoded by the coding sequence ATGAGTCGCGTTTTACTGGTGGACGACCAACCCGAGGCTTTATCCGCGCTACGCGCCGTGCTGGTCGGCCGTGGCTACACGGTCGCCACGGCAGCGGACGGCGCCGAGGCTTTCGAACGGCTGCAGCGCACGCGCGTCAGCGCGGTAGTGTGCGATTGGCGCATGCCGAAAATGAACGGCGCCGAGCTGATCGAATCGATGCGGGCGACGCGCGAACTGGCCTCCGTGCCGGTCATTTTGACAAGCGGCAGTGGCGAAACGCCTTCGCTGCCGGTGAAGGGCTTCCTGAGAAAACCGTTCGCGCTGGATAAGCTGCTGTCGCTGCTGGCCGAATGCGAAAACGGCGCGGCGGCCCCGGCTGCGTGCTGA
- a CDS encoding 2OG-Fe(II) oxygenase, translating to MNTIARAPRSREMALPLEFERTEATATSAATTSPQGSIEQRIDTLDWFAVEEALNGYGCAMLRNLLSAQECDALTALYPRDDLYRSRVVMARHGFGRGEYKYFAYPLPALIADLRGALYPKLAPVANRWNEAMGIGVRYPAAHTEFIERCHAVGQTRPTPLILQYATDDYNCLHQDLYGEHVFPLQAAILLSEPDVDFTGGEFVMTEQRPRMQSRAEVVPLRKGDAVVFAVHHRPVQGTRGTYRVNLRHGVSRLRSGHRHTVGVIFHDAS from the coding sequence ATGAATACGATAGCGAGAGCCCCGCGCTCGCGAGAGATGGCGTTGCCGTTGGAATTCGAACGCACCGAAGCCACTGCCACTTCCGCTGCCACGACATCCCCCCAAGGTTCGATCGAACAGCGCATCGACACGCTCGACTGGTTCGCCGTCGAGGAAGCATTGAATGGCTACGGCTGCGCGATGTTGCGCAATCTGCTTAGCGCGCAGGAATGCGACGCGCTGACCGCGCTGTATCCGCGCGACGATTTGTACCGTAGCCGCGTCGTGATGGCGCGGCATGGATTCGGCCGCGGCGAATACAAGTACTTTGCGTATCCGCTGCCCGCGTTGATCGCTGATCTGCGCGGCGCACTCTATCCGAAGCTCGCGCCGGTAGCCAACCGCTGGAACGAGGCGATGGGCATCGGCGTGCGCTATCCGGCCGCGCACACGGAATTTATCGAGCGCTGTCATGCCGTCGGCCAGACGCGTCCGACCCCGCTGATCCTCCAGTACGCGACCGACGACTACAACTGCCTGCATCAGGATCTCTACGGCGAGCACGTGTTTCCGCTGCAAGCGGCGATTCTGCTGTCCGAGCCGGACGTCGATTTCACCGGCGGCGAGTTCGTGATGACGGAGCAGCGTCCGAGGATGCAATCGCGCGCGGAGGTCGTACCGCTGCGCAAGGGCGACGCCGTGGTGTTCGCCGTGCATCATCGCCCGGTGCAGGGAACGCGCGGCACCTACCGCGTGAATCTCCGACACGGCGTAAGCCGTCTGCGCTCGGGACACCGCCATACGGTCGGCGTGATTTTCCACGACGCGAGTTAG